One Bdellovibrio bacteriovorus DNA window includes the following coding sequences:
- a CDS encoding YeiH family protein encodes MTKHQIAKVLIPLCGVLCFFPFTSGAIALLAGVLIAFFLGNPYNTKKYTHSLLAFSVVGLGAGMNLETVMQVGLQGIGYTVISILCVFLLGFVLMKLLKIEQEVGLLITVGTAICGGSAIAAVTPVIRAKSNSVSVALGTVFILNALALFIFPTVGHSLEMTERAFGLWSALAIHDTSSVVGATVSYGAHAAEVGTTVKLARALWIVPIAFIIGLVVNRGNKGQAQGGKKPWFILGFIIAAALVTWVPALQGPGHYIEMVAKRVLVLTLFFIGLGLSKQTLKEVGLRPLILGVLLWICIGVGSLTAIELGWVE; translated from the coding sequence ATGACAAAACATCAAATCGCCAAAGTTCTTATCCCCCTTTGCGGAGTACTTTGTTTTTTCCCGTTCACCTCTGGCGCCATCGCCCTTTTAGCCGGCGTTTTGATCGCGTTCTTTCTTGGAAATCCTTATAATACAAAAAAATACACCCATTCTCTATTGGCGTTTTCGGTTGTGGGCTTAGGTGCGGGTATGAATTTAGAAACGGTCATGCAGGTGGGGTTACAAGGCATTGGCTACACGGTGATCAGCATTCTTTGCGTGTTTCTCTTGGGCTTTGTCCTGATGAAACTTTTAAAGATCGAACAAGAAGTCGGTCTTTTAATTACGGTAGGAACCGCCATTTGTGGCGGCAGTGCGATCGCCGCGGTCACGCCCGTTATCCGCGCTAAATCTAATTCGGTCAGTGTGGCTTTAGGAACAGTGTTCATCCTTAATGCCTTAGCCCTTTTCATATTTCCAACGGTGGGTCACTCCTTAGAAATGACCGAGCGAGCTTTCGGTTTGTGGTCGGCACTGGCGATTCATGACACCAGTTCCGTTGTGGGGGCCACGGTCAGTTACGGTGCTCATGCCGCGGAAGTGGGAACAACTGTGAAACTGGCCCGCGCTTTATGGATTGTGCCGATTGCTTTTATCATTGGCTTGGTTGTGAATCGAGGCAATAAGGGCCAAGCACAGGGCGGCAAAAAGCCTTGGTTTATTTTGGGCTTTATTATTGCGGCCGCTTTAGTGACTTGGGTTCCAGCCCTTCAAGGACCAGGACATTACATAGAAATGGTTGCTAAAAGAGTTTTAGTTTTAACGCTGTTTTTTATTGGTCTTGGCTTGTCTAAGCAGACGCTCAAAGAAGTTGGTCTTCGGCCGCTGATCCTGGGTGTTCTGTTGTGGATTTGTATCGGCGTGGGCTCACTGACCGCGATCGAGTTGGGATGGGTTGAATAG
- a CDS encoding hybrid sensor histidine kinase/response regulator codes for MPSFSQMKFSRKVFLTIFGMATFTAIVISTIVYESLSKGRSQDFAESYIDHMNLFAKTLAGVEASQSQIAKNAAEVIRHQGALNDRERQEMARYLGVDEINFYSSRKDLLKLFPSLPDYAGGPSSVYQTEMILGGDGKVGQHTLVASKDGKRIIEVMMDFDDITQLLRAMAQHDEDNLSLELVNANQESLFKIRREDFQDTVTLAEALTWKDGVHWQKDRLIVLTPIIEDGKVKNRLVTTISTRTLQNELRKIQQILIMVSLGLILISWILSKILTKILLGKIESIRTTLAKITTTQNYSERVPVSHTDENHPNELEQLGQNLNRMLETMQSHQSRLLEAERDKAKSQIAAQVAHDIRSPLMSMNMALSQIENVALEPLALIKSAVARISGIVQKLSATSAKTENTIPNVEAPKLTLVEPLIASVVNEHRVRKTENQNLTVYGFNTMPNTWSVVQVSELQTALSNLINNAFEAGANEVVLNFRVQGKEWILEIKDNGKGIPQTLLEKIFERSFTHGKATGTGLGLFQAKTAIEWSGGNLKATSEEGRGTTFTLTHPLEKKPSWAPVSLEIQSNQEVFFVDDDHHVLMTWQERALKAHVPKVRLFSSAETFLDHCQKHPFPADAILVIDQNLGSTTGLNILSEMNLGPRGILCTTDFDEKSVQDQVKKLKVFLIPKIWISQIEIKVRNS; via the coding sequence ATGCCCTCGTTTTCACAGATGAAATTTTCTCGCAAGGTCTTCTTAACGATCTTCGGCATGGCCACTTTTACGGCCATCGTCATTTCGACGATTGTTTATGAAAGCCTCTCTAAAGGCCGCTCTCAAGATTTTGCTGAGTCCTATATTGATCACATGAATTTGTTTGCAAAAACCTTAGCCGGAGTGGAAGCCTCTCAATCACAAATTGCCAAAAACGCCGCCGAAGTCATTCGCCACCAAGGCGCTCTTAATGATAGGGAGCGTCAGGAGATGGCCCGTTATCTGGGGGTGGATGAGATCAACTTCTACAGTTCACGCAAGGACCTCTTGAAGCTTTTTCCTTCATTGCCGGATTATGCTGGAGGCCCGTCATCGGTTTATCAAACTGAAATGATCTTAGGCGGCGATGGCAAGGTCGGCCAGCACACGCTGGTTGCCAGTAAAGACGGTAAGCGCATTATCGAAGTGATGATGGATTTTGACGACATCACTCAACTTTTGCGCGCCATGGCCCAACATGACGAAGACAATCTTTCTTTGGAACTTGTGAACGCCAATCAAGAAAGCTTATTCAAGATTCGCCGCGAAGATTTCCAAGACACCGTGACCTTGGCAGAGGCTTTAACTTGGAAAGACGGCGTGCACTGGCAAAAAGATCGCTTGATTGTCTTAACCCCGATCATCGAAGACGGTAAGGTTAAAAACCGCCTGGTCACCACGATCTCAACTCGCACCTTACAAAACGAGCTCAGAAAAATTCAGCAAATTCTGATCATGGTTTCATTAGGCCTGATTTTAATTTCTTGGATTCTGTCGAAGATTTTAACCAAAATCCTTTTGGGGAAAATTGAAAGCATTCGCACGACCCTTGCTAAAATCACCACGACCCAAAACTATTCAGAGCGCGTGCCCGTAAGCCACACGGATGAAAATCACCCCAACGAACTAGAGCAACTCGGCCAAAACCTCAACCGCATGCTTGAAACCATGCAGTCACATCAATCACGCCTGCTTGAAGCCGAACGAGACAAAGCCAAAAGCCAAATTGCCGCCCAAGTCGCCCATGACATCCGCAGCCCCCTGATGAGCATGAATATGGCTCTTAGCCAGATTGAAAATGTGGCCTTAGAGCCTTTGGCCCTCATTAAAAGCGCGGTGGCGCGAATTTCCGGGATCGTGCAAAAACTTTCGGCGACTTCCGCAAAAACTGAAAATACAATACCCAACGTGGAAGCCCCGAAGTTGACTTTGGTGGAACCCTTGATTGCGAGTGTGGTGAATGAACACCGCGTGCGAAAAACTGAAAATCAAAATTTAACCGTTTACGGCTTTAACACCATGCCCAACACTTGGAGTGTCGTGCAAGTGAGCGAGCTGCAAACCGCCCTTTCAAATTTGATCAATAATGCTTTTGAGGCTGGTGCTAACGAAGTCGTCCTCAATTTCCGTGTCCAAGGTAAAGAATGGATTTTAGAAATCAAAGACAACGGCAAAGGCATCCCACAAACACTCCTAGAAAAAATCTTTGAGCGCAGCTTCACCCACGGCAAAGCCACTGGGACGGGCCTGGGACTTTTCCAAGCCAAAACCGCCATCGAATGGAGTGGTGGCAATTTAAAGGCCACCTCTGAAGAAGGCCGCGGAACAACCTTCACCCTGACTCATCCATTAGAGAAAAAACCGTCCTGGGCGCCAGTCTCTTTAGAGATTCAGTCCAACCAAGAAGTCTTTTTTGTCGACGACGATCACCATGTTTTAATGACCTGGCAAGAGCGAGCGCTTAAGGCCCACGTACCAAAAGTTCGTCTTTTTTCATCTGCAGAAACTTTTTTAGATCATTGTCAAAAACATCCTTTCCCCGCTGATGCGATCTTAGTGATTGACCAGAATCTTGGCTCGACCACGGGATTAAATATTTTGTCCGAGATGAATCTGGGACCTCGCGGAATTTTATGTACGACAGATTTTGATGAGAAATCCGTCCAAGATCAGGTCAAAAAATTAAAAGTATTCTTAATCCCCAAAATTTGGATTTCACAAATAGAGATTAAAGTGAGGAATTCCTAA
- a CDS encoding S8 family peptidase: MRSVLALITSLFLSQGWAVGNDPLKNLQWGVLNSGQSVNEALTDVEYEKVQGVLGVDVGRVKTAALNWNDSKREVLVAVIDSGVDVNHPDLKDRIFLNSADCDSLGRPPFRSELDKDGNGYAGDCMGWNVSGNGDENRVNDDIGHGTHVSGIIAAIENNGVGISGVAPKVKILPIKLTFRGDQGAGYTTRMLKALQYALDMKADVINLSLGWPAAADTASLQKKIKEALERGVIIVVAAGNNTTEKPIYPCSYEGVVCVGSIRPDSQLSMFSNFGSHVDLLAPGSNILSLIPTQMSPSQFSVTGYDFKSGTSQATPFVSAAFAVLKSVLPEATTDELKARLFISSRPRPTVVSAINGLIQIDKSLEVAPQSAVFPVLKGEQMISVSDNGAFELQFAVKNYWKASGAIALDLEVSKNVTLTATQFTLPSLAEGQTEVIKIAGQINGSAQNHVVTVKLKVTEGAKVSNYSFSKTLVKTVTPVTSNLAGLDFDLSGIKMDRELTKLRPQTVKNSFKKTDESEYFFISSQGEKYFLTLMRASDNRLLPTTLDLDRGETVLNLIKMDLNGDGKADYLMQSYNTLKGDNSFKLWYLNSNLKPLFNTPFFTYDATLAMPNWREMAWVGMNYQGQRMLVPLYIFKGQVVPADRNKDPFEDSNDQAVTNRIYFYRPNAQTKSFELRSFDTFKTMKQLGSSAGVKYPERMLIKLMFPPSLTEIAQGEARVLVEVVGGNSGARYYQLRIGDNAATKKLARISGQFNLQGFQMVRQPGLDSSSDSFFMSRTQSSSIIEFAWIQGLNTPKFYSYVHPKKGDNIIGALTASGENGGVRLLVETKTQVNSLLIDSSGKKTLTTSPINRSSVLSSSVFTDLFAPIRIKGQIGLYIDSSQLYRGHAYTLSSTAGSFVPAIGNSLQIGDSCTALNPMVQGGESSFVVYCENLGTQRKTIYKIPML; the protein is encoded by the coding sequence ATGAGATCCGTGCTTGCGCTTATTACAAGCCTTTTTTTATCGCAAGGCTGGGCCGTAGGAAATGATCCTTTAAAAAACCTCCAATGGGGCGTGCTTAACAGCGGTCAATCCGTCAATGAAGCATTGACGGATGTTGAATACGAAAAGGTTCAAGGTGTCTTAGGGGTTGACGTGGGCCGCGTGAAAACCGCGGCTTTAAACTGGAACGATAGCAAACGTGAAGTTTTAGTGGCGGTGATCGATTCCGGTGTTGACGTCAATCATCCCGACCTTAAAGACCGTATTTTTCTTAACAGTGCAGATTGTGACTCATTAGGCCGTCCCCCGTTTAGAAGTGAACTTGATAAAGACGGTAACGGCTATGCGGGCGATTGCATGGGTTGGAACGTCTCCGGAAACGGTGATGAAAATCGCGTCAACGATGATATTGGTCACGGAACCCACGTTTCAGGGATCATCGCAGCCATTGAAAACAACGGTGTCGGCATTTCGGGTGTCGCTCCGAAAGTGAAGATCTTACCTATTAAGCTTACCTTCCGAGGCGACCAAGGTGCGGGTTACACCACGCGCATGCTTAAAGCGCTGCAATACGCTTTAGATATGAAGGCCGACGTGATCAATCTTTCATTAGGTTGGCCCGCCGCTGCGGACACGGCGTCTTTACAAAAGAAAATCAAAGAAGCCTTAGAGCGCGGAGTGATCATCGTTGTTGCGGCCGGCAACAACACGACCGAAAAACCCATTTATCCCTGTTCTTATGAAGGCGTGGTGTGCGTGGGCTCTATTCGCCCTGACAGTCAGCTTTCGATGTTTTCAAATTTCGGCAGTCACGTGGATCTTTTAGCACCGGGATCTAATATTCTTTCTTTGATCCCCACCCAAATGAGCCCTAGCCAGTTTTCAGTGACAGGCTATGATTTTAAAAGTGGGACCAGCCAAGCGACTCCGTTTGTTTCGGCGGCTTTTGCCGTTTTAAAATCCGTTTTGCCGGAAGCAACGACGGATGAATTAAAAGCGCGCTTATTTATATCCTCGCGTCCCCGCCCCACGGTGGTTTCGGCTATCAACGGCCTTATCCAAATTGATAAGTCTTTAGAGGTGGCTCCGCAGTCGGCTGTTTTCCCCGTTCTTAAGGGCGAGCAAATGATTAGTGTCAGCGATAATGGTGCTTTTGAATTGCAATTCGCCGTTAAAAACTATTGGAAGGCTTCAGGGGCTATCGCTTTAGATTTAGAGGTTTCCAAAAATGTGACTTTAACTGCCACCCAGTTCACTTTGCCCAGCTTGGCCGAGGGGCAAACCGAAGTGATCAAAATCGCGGGGCAAATCAACGGCTCCGCGCAAAATCACGTGGTCACGGTGAAACTTAAAGTCACTGAAGGTGCTAAGGTCAGCAACTATAGCTTTTCTAAAACTTTGGTTAAAACTGTGACTCCAGTGACCTCCAACTTAGCCGGTCTTGATTTTGATCTTTCGGGAATCAAAATGGATCGCGAACTGACCAAACTTCGCCCCCAAACCGTAAAGAACAGCTTTAAAAAAACAGACGAGTCTGAGTATTTCTTTATTTCGTCCCAAGGCGAAAAGTATTTCCTCACTTTGATGCGCGCTTCAGACAATCGCTTGCTTCCGACCACTTTAGATTTAGATCGCGGTGAAACCGTTTTAAATCTTATCAAGATGGATCTCAACGGCGACGGCAAAGCCGATTACTTAATGCAAAGTTATAATACTCTTAAAGGCGATAATAGCTTTAAGCTTTGGTATTTAAATTCAAATTTAAAGCCTTTGTTCAACACGCCTTTTTTCACTTACGACGCAACTTTGGCCATGCCCAACTGGCGCGAAATGGCGTGGGTGGGCATGAACTATCAAGGCCAACGCATGCTTGTGCCTTTATATATCTTTAAAGGCCAAGTGGTTCCCGCAGATCGCAATAAAGATCCGTTTGAAGACTCTAACGATCAAGCGGTGACCAACCGTATTTACTTCTATCGCCCGAATGCCCAGACAAAATCCTTCGAACTTCGCAGTTTTGATACCTTTAAAACGATGAAGCAATTAGGTTCTTCGGCAGGAGTAAAATATCCCGAGCGCATGCTGATCAAACTGATGTTCCCTCCGTCACTGACTGAAATAGCTCAAGGTGAAGCAAGAGTTCTTGTTGAAGTTGTGGGTGGAAATTCGGGCGCGCGCTATTATCAGCTTCGTATCGGTGATAATGCCGCAACAAAAAAACTGGCGCGTATTTCAGGTCAGTTTAACTTGCAAGGCTTCCAAATGGTGCGCCAACCGGGTTTGGATTCATCTTCAGATAGCTTTTTCATGAGCCGCACCCAATCTTCAAGCATCATTGAGTTTGCTTGGATTCAAGGTTTAAACACGCCGAAGTTCTATTCCTACGTTCACCCGAAAAAGGGGGACAACATTATCGGCGCCCTCACGGCTTCAGGTGAAAACGGCGGCGTGCGACTATTGGTGGAAACAAAGACCCAAGTAAATTCATTGCTGATTGATTCTTCGGGCAAAAAGACACTGACGACAAGCCCCATCAACCGCTCCAGTGTTCTAAGTAGCAGCGTATTTACAGATCTGTTCGCCCCGATTCGTATCAAGGGTCAGATCGGTCTGTACATTGATTCATCACAGTTGTATCGCGGCCACGCTTACACTCTTTCATCAACGGCGGGTTCATTTGTCCCGGCGATTGGCAATAGCTTGCAGATCGGCGACAGTTGCACGGCTTTAAATCCGATGGTGCAAGGTGGTGAGTCTAGTTTTGTGGTTTATTGCGAAAACCTAGGGACACAAAGAAAGACCATCTACAAAATTCCTATGCTTTAA
- a CDS encoding sigma-54-dependent transcriptional regulator — MRILIVDDETLVRKTMQSQIPAPHQVFLAEDRDEALKVLDQHIIDLVFTDLSLDDSPDRLGLHLIQEITKNSPSTVVVAMTGHDEAHLVEACMKAGAVDYLLKPFDAGTLTQVLRKAPVLHRLLRKNQTLKVQAGKRLVQPLDLSTKSPAFKAVLDLAKKIRGSGPSILIRGESGSGKEIMAQYLWSLENDTSRPFIAVNCGAIPSHLAESELFGHKKGAFTGATENRAGKFESADGGDIFLDELATLSLDLQVKLLRVLSSGDIYPVGSDTGRKVNCRTIAATNENLEELIREKKFREDVFFRIKNFTITLPPLRERKEDILDLAQDFLRAGNYGDKHFSKDAEQLLLSYSWPGNIRELKSAIEVASVLVDGHEITAKDLTPHLVQSSPVYEDVIKNASITEIDEKALEGRYSHVVSEFELKLIEFAMQKKGSESAAARYLGIPRSTLGDLRRRLQGIKK, encoded by the coding sequence ATGCGTATTCTGATCGTCGACGATGAAACACTTGTTCGCAAAACCATGCAATCTCAGATCCCTGCCCCGCACCAAGTATTTTTGGCAGAGGACAGGGATGAAGCTTTAAAAGTTTTAGATCAGCATATCATTGACCTGGTCTTTACCGATCTTTCTTTAGATGATTCCCCCGATCGCTTGGGTTTGCATTTGATCCAAGAAATCACGAAGAACTCTCCTTCCACCGTCGTTGTTGCAATGACCGGCCATGACGAAGCTCACTTAGTAGAGGCGTGCATGAAGGCCGGGGCCGTTGATTATTTACTAAAGCCCTTTGATGCCGGGACTTTAACTCAAGTTTTGCGTAAAGCCCCCGTACTTCACCGCCTTTTAAGAAAAAACCAAACCTTAAAAGTTCAAGCCGGCAAACGCCTGGTGCAACCCCTCGACCTTTCCACCAAGTCTCCGGCTTTTAAGGCGGTTTTAGATCTGGCCAAAAAGATCCGCGGCTCAGGGCCGTCGATTCTTATTCGCGGTGAAAGTGGTTCGGGAAAAGAAATCATGGCTCAATACTTGTGGTCTTTAGAAAACGACACTTCACGTCCTTTTATCGCTGTGAATTGCGGGGCCATTCCCTCACATCTCGCAGAGTCTGAGTTATTTGGCCACAAAAAGGGCGCGTTCACCGGCGCCACCGAAAATCGTGCCGGAAAATTTGAAAGTGCCGATGGCGGCGATATTTTCTTAGATGAGCTTGCGACCTTAAGCCTGGACCTGCAAGTCAAACTGTTACGCGTATTAAGCAGCGGCGATATATACCCTGTCGGCAGCGACACCGGTCGAAAAGTTAACTGCCGCACGATTGCCGCCACCAACGAAAATCTTGAGGAGCTAATTCGCGAAAAGAAATTTCGTGAAGACGTTTTCTTTCGCATTAAAAACTTCACCATCACCTTACCTCCACTAAGAGAGCGCAAAGAGGACATCTTAGACTTAGCGCAAGATTTTTTACGCGCTGGCAATTACGGTGATAAACATTTTAGCAAAGACGCTGAACAGCTTTTACTGTCTTATTCTTGGCCTGGAAATATCCGCGAATTAAAATCCGCGATCGAAGTGGCCAGTGTTTTAGTGGATGGACATGAAATCACCGCGAAAGATTTAACCCCTCACCTAGTTCAATCATCACCGGTGTATGAAGATGTGATCAAAAATGCTTCGATCACAGAGATTGACGAAAAAGCCTTAGAAGGCCGATACTCTCACGTAGTTTCAGAATTCGAATTAAAACTTATTGAATTTGCCATGCAGAAAAAAGGGTCTGAGTCGGCGGCAGCTCGCTATCTGGGGATTCCACGAAGCACATTAGGCGATTTAAGGCGCCGACTGCAGGGTATTAAGAAATAA
- a CDS encoding helix-turn-helix domain-containing protein, translating into MKVSQIRHPLESLGLVRIERGDIRVERLSARTKPAVPFPHRHDFYQLLWMQRGSGFHEIDLQKHPVAAGQFFVMKPGQVHNWALSGHAEGIIVEFSSESLQKDAGGFSLEDRLMQLPDAITVKSVKSAPSLERLLSEMLSEFESRKSAFEKILESYLSVLILLLSRSVKDAPKASVESEALISQYQGLVDRHFREQHGVEFYSEILKLSPRALTMRTTRHLNKSAREVIFDRLILEAKRMLVYTEEAVANIGFDLGFEDANHFSRFFKTQSGQTAQVFRSKNRKK; encoded by the coding sequence ATGAAAGTCAGCCAAATCCGTCACCCGTTAGAGTCCCTAGGACTTGTGCGCATTGAACGAGGCGATATTCGAGTCGAAAGGCTGTCGGCCCGGACCAAGCCCGCCGTTCCATTTCCTCATCGCCATGATTTTTATCAATTGCTGTGGATGCAGCGGGGATCAGGCTTTCACGAAATCGATTTACAAAAGCACCCTGTCGCGGCAGGGCAGTTTTTTGTGATGAAGCCGGGGCAAGTTCATAATTGGGCCTTATCTGGTCATGCTGAAGGTATTATCGTTGAGTTTAGTTCTGAATCTTTACAGAAAGATGCTGGCGGATTTTCGTTGGAAGATCGACTGATGCAGCTGCCTGACGCGATCACGGTGAAATCTGTAAAGTCGGCTCCATCTTTAGAACGACTTTTAAGCGAGATGCTGTCCGAGTTTGAATCGCGTAAAAGTGCTTTTGAAAAAATCTTAGAATCCTATCTCAGTGTTTTGATTTTGCTGTTGTCCCGTTCGGTGAAGGATGCCCCCAAGGCGAGTGTTGAGTCTGAGGCTTTGATTTCGCAATATCAAGGCTTGGTGGATCGCCATTTCCGTGAACAGCACGGAGTGGAGTTTTACAGCGAAATTTTAAAGCTAAGCCCCCGCGCCTTAACCATGCGAACGACTCGACATTTGAATAAATCGGCTCGTGAAGTGATATTTGACCGCCTGATTTTAGAAGCCAAAAGAATGTTGGTGTATACTGAAGAGGCGGTGGCCAATATCGGTTTTGATCTAGGTTTTGAAGACGCCAATCACTTCAGCCGTTTTTTTAAAACTCAAAGCGGGCAGACGGCGCAGGTGTTTCGTTCTAAGAATAGAAAAAAATAA
- a CDS encoding low affinity iron permease family protein, whose product MGHPAAFGLALLSIVIWAFLGPMFGFSDTWQLIINTSTTIVTFLMVFLIQNTQNRDTKALQLKLDELIRASSKARNKLIDLEDLSDEEMEQLHEEFNELKEHFADKAQEVREHRERRRRKRAPRAERL is encoded by the coding sequence ATGGGGCACCCGGCCGCCTTTGGGTTGGCATTATTAAGCATCGTCATATGGGCTTTTTTAGGCCCCATGTTCGGGTTTTCCGATACGTGGCAGTTGATCATTAATACATCGACCACCATCGTCACATTTTTGATGGTCTTCTTAATTCAAAATACGCAAAACCGCGATACCAAGGCTTTGCAGCTAAAACTAGATGAATTGATTCGCGCCAGCTCTAAAGCTCGTAATAAGCTGATTGATCTAGAGGATCTTTCAGATGAAGAAATGGAACAGTTGCACGAAGAGTTTAATGAGCTTAAAGAGCACTTTGCCGACAAAGCGCAAGAAGTGCGAGAGCATCGAGAGCGTCGACGCAGAAAGAGAGCTCCTCGTGCGGAGCGACTTTAA
- a CDS encoding FKBP-type peptidyl-prolyl cis-trans isomerase, whose translation METQELKVTDTLEGTGKAAVKGALIFCNYEGFLEDGTKFDSSYDHGRPFQFVIGSGKVIKGWDQGLMGMKEGGKRTLFVPAHLGYGERSKPRIPPHSNLIFHVEMIEVRPRE comes from the coding sequence ATGGAGACTCAAGAACTCAAAGTCACTGATACTTTAGAAGGTACCGGTAAAGCCGCCGTCAAAGGCGCTTTGATTTTTTGTAACTATGAAGGATTTTTAGAAGATGGGACGAAGTTTGATTCTTCTTATGATCACGGCCGTCCTTTTCAGTTTGTGATAGGATCGGGCAAAGTTATTAAGGGTTGGGATCAAGGATTAATGGGAATGAAAGAGGGTGGTAAAAGAACTCTTTTTGTGCCCGCCCATTTAGGTTACGGGGAACGCTCAAAGCCTCGCATTCCGCCGCATTCTAATTTGATTTTTCACGTGGAGATGATCGAAGTCCGTCCTCGCGAGTAA